Proteins encoded in a region of the Manis javanica isolate MJ-LG chromosome 15, MJ_LKY, whole genome shotgun sequence genome:
- the CLDN5 gene encoding LOW QUALITY PROTEIN: claudin-5 (The sequence of the model RefSeq protein was modified relative to this genomic sequence to represent the inferred CDS: deleted 2 bases in 1 codon; substituted 1 base at 1 genomic stop codon), translating into MVGAWIGGSGPGGRTRGAESAPEPTNGKPPVGVRRFKAVLQTSGSAGQRRGRXAERAGAEAPRPVQGAEPLGRGTAAPARTPRGRRARVSIPAMGSAALEILGLVLCLVGWVGLILACGLPMWQVTAFLDHNIVTAQTTWKGLWMSCVVQSTGHMQCKVYDSVLALSTEVQAARALTVGAVLLALVALFVTLAGAQCTTCVAPGPGKARVALTGGALYALCGLLALVPLCWFANIVVRDFYDRTVPMSQKYELGAALYIGWAASALLMCGGGLVCCGAWVCVGRPDFSFPVKYSAPRRSTAGGDYDKKNYV; encoded by the exons ATGGTCGGCGCGTGGATTGGCGGCTCGGGGCCTGGGGGCCGGACCCGAGGGGCAGAGTCCGCCCCCGAACCTACAAATGGGAAGCCCCCCGTAGGCGTCCGCAGATTCAAGGCTGTGCTGCAGACCTCCGGGTCAGCGGGCCAGCGG CGGGGGCGGTGAGCCGAGCGCGCGGGCGCAGAGGCACCGAGGCCTGTGCAGGGCGCTGAGCCGCTCGGCCGAGGCACTGCCGCGCCAGCCCGGACGCCCCGGGGCCGTCGGGCGCGCGTCTCGATTCCAGCTATGGGGTCGGCGGCACTGGAGATCCTCGGCTTGGTCCTGTGCCTGGTGGGCTGGGTGGGCCTGATCCTGGCGTGCGGGCTGCCCATGTGGCAGGTTACCGCCTTCCTGGACCACAACATCGTGACGGCGCAGACCACTTGGAAGGGGCTGTGGATGTCGTGCGTGGTGCAGAGCACGGGGCACATGCAGTGCAAGGTGTACGACTCGGTGCTGGCGCTGAGCACCGAGGTGCAGGCGGCGCGGGCGCTCACCGTGGGCGCAGTGCTGCTGGCGCTCGTCGCGCTCTTCGTGACCCTGGCGGGCGCGCAGTGCACCACCTGCGTGGCCCCCGGCCCGGGCAAGGCGCGCGTGGCCCTCACCGGGGGCGCGCTCTACGCGCTCTGCGGGCTGCTGGCGCTCGTGCCGCTCTGCTGGTTCGCCAACATCGTGGTCCGCGATTTCTACGACCGCACCGTGCCCATGTCGCAGAAGTACGAGCTGGGCGCGGCGCTGTACATCGGCTGGGCGGCCTCGGCGCTGCTCATGTGCGGCGGCGGCCTCGTGTGCTGTGGCGCCTGGGTGTGCGTCGGCCGCCCGGACTTCAGCTTCCCGGTCAAGTACTCAGCACCGCGGCGGTCCACGGCTGGGGGCGACTACGACAAGAAGAACTACGTCTGA